Within Planktothrix serta PCC 8927, the genomic segment TTGCCCTCTCTGGTCATCGTTTCTCCAGATCAGGAGAAAATCCCCAATTCCACCAGAAGACCGCAACCTCACCCCTAAACCTGTGGAAAATCCCCCTAAACCTGTGGAAAACATTCTCCTCCCCTGTGGAAAACCTGGGGAATCTGTGGGGAAAATTTTCCCCAAAGATAAGAATTTTAAAGTTTGTTTGGGTATTTTTAGTATGAATCTATTTGAGATGTCAGATCACAGCTTTTGAGTGCAGCTTATTCTCTCCACAATTGATCACCTAAAATCTAAATTTTCATACTCATAACAGTAATTTTGAATTACAATAAAAAAATTATTTATCGGTATAAATTATCAGGTTTTGATCCCATACTTAAAGGTTAATAAGATTTAAACGTCAGAAAAAGCAGGTTAAGATTAATTAAGGATAATTCCTCAACGCTAACCCTGATTAATCTGGAAGTTTTTGTCTTTTGGGGATTATGATCAAAAATTTCAGGGATCAACCGAGGATAGATAATCAACCCTCCATACTATATAATAATTGAGTTAGAATCCAATAATTGGAAACTTTCATGTCCAGTTTTGTAGGTGAGTAAATAAGAGTCAGCACCCCGCTCTCTTTGTGACGGGGCTTCATGCCTCCAACTTTAGATAGCTCGTACCCGCCTCAGCCTAACGGCTACGTTTTCTGGATCATAATACCCACGAATGCGACGCTAGTTTGTGGCTCTATTGTTAACAATTAAACAGTTTTACGAGGGGTAAGACAGTGTTGTTAACGCCAAAAGTTCAGAAAACATTGGCGAAGCGAACATTACCCTAGAAATAGGAGTTATTTCATGTCTAATTACGTCTTTGTAATTGATCCGAATAAACAGCCTCAAAACCCAGTACATCCCGCCCAAGCTCGATTGTTATTGAATCAAGGTCAAGCTGCTGTTTATCGCCGTTATCCGTTTACTATTATCTTAAAGGAGTCAAAACCAGCACCAGAAATACAACAAATAACCCTCAAAATTGACCCCGGTTCAAAAACCAAATTTAACCGCACTCGATTAAACCTACCTAAAACCCATTGGTTAGATGCAGCTTGTGTTGGAAAACTTGAAACTTTAAAGGTGTTAACCAATAAACCTTTATTGATTCAGGCAACGGGACGTGGTACTCGTCAAATGTGTGGTACAGACAAATACGGATTTCCAACCTTCCCATGTTTTTCTTGTGATTATGCTGAAAAACTCTATGCTGAGTCAGTTAGGATAGGGATCTGTTCTTCAGGTCTTATCGATTCAGATAGGTTAAAGTCAAAGAATCATTGATCTGTTGTCTCCTGTCTCCTATTCTCTACTATGCCCAAGCTACGTCAATCTTCGTTTCGCCGGATTCTACTGTCGCAGATTTTACTGCTTAGTCTTCCTGTGCTGCTTGTGGGAGAGTATGTTACCTATAGAAAGGCTCGTTCTGGTTTATTGGAAACAGCCCGTTTCAATTTAACAGAAAGTGCAACTAAAAAATCGCAAACGATTGAGGAATGGATTAATTCTATCAAGTCCAGTTTGAGTATTGCCAGCGACAATAGTAGTTTACAGTCAGGAAAAACTCAACAGTATTCTGTCTTTCTCTCCCAACTCCAGGGGCAATTTTTTCCTCCGGTCAATTGTCTACAATTGACCAATTTACAAACGGAACAAATAGTTGCTACAACCTGCGGAAAACAACCGATTTATTCTATTCCTAAAAACTTTTGGCCATCAAAAAGGCCTCAAAACCCTGGGATTTATATTAATTATTTAGTTCCTAAAGTTGTTCCACAAGCTTCAGAATGGCGAAACCAAGTTCAATTAGTATTTAGTGCTCCCATTTATACCAACCAAAATAATAAAAATATATTAAAATATGCGTTAAGTTTACAATCAACCTTATATTTAGAATCCAAAGATCGTCCTAAATCCTTAACCGGATTTACCGTCATTATTGATCAAGGAGGAAGAATTATCAGTCATCCCAACTTGGATAAAGTAGGACGTAATATTCAAGAAGAAACCGATGCTATTCGATTAAATAATTTATTATCTAGTGCTTTATCAGAAAACAAAAATTATTTCATTCACTTATTTTCTTTTGATCAAGCCCGAAAGGAACTTTTGGCGGGCTATGATGCAATTCCTAGCCCGATCACCCAAGAAAAAAATAGTCAATGGGTGATTTTAGCTGTGGTTGATTTAGAGGATGCTTTATCAGGATTAAGAGATATTAAATCTCTCTTAATTTCGTTAATTTTATCTTTGGTAATTGCCAGTATTATTGCTGCACTTTATGTTTCCAGAGATTTAGCACGTCCATTAGAAAAGTTGAGAGATTATGCCCTCAAAGCCAATAATTTAGAGACTCCTGGTAACGTTCCTGGAAATCTAAAAATTCGAGAATTTAATCAGTTAGCAGAAGCTCTCAATACTATGGTTGGAAGTCTGAGAGCGAGAGCGCAAGCCTTAGAATATGCGTCAAAAGAAGCGCGAATTGCTAATCAATTGAAAAATGAATTTTTACGGGTAGTATCTCATGAATTAAGAACGCCTTTAAATGGAATTATTAACTCAATTAGCTTAATTGAAGAGGGGTTTTGTGATAGCAAAGAAGAAGAAGAAGAATATCTTCAAATTGCTTACAGTTCTAGTGAACATTTGTTAAATTTAGTAGATGATATTTTAGATATTGCTTTAATTGAAGAAGGCAAGTTATCGGTCATGCTTGAACCGACGGATTTAGTGCAAATCCTCAAAGATGCGGTGAATTTACAAATGTTAGATATTCAACAAAAAGACTTAACCATTGACCTACCCACCCTGAATAAACCGATCATTGTTCAAGCTGATCCCGATAAGTTAAAACAAGTTTTTATTAATATTCTCAATAATTCGGTCAAGTTTACAAAAACAGGAGGAATTACCATTGCAACACGCATCGAATTTGCCGAGAATTCAGAAGTAAATTCTTTTGAAGAAATACTGGATCATCCCCTCTCAAAATCTACCTCAGTTCGGTATCAAGCTGTTGTGACCGTTAAGGATACCGGAATTGGAATTGCGCCGGAACAACAGCAAAAAATCTTTCAACCCTTTGCAATGGTCGATGGTTCAACCACAAGGGAATTTGGCGGAATTGGGTTAGGTTTAGCGATTTCCCGCAATTTCATGCAAATGATGGGGGGTTCTATTACCCTTGAGAGTGCTGGATTAAATCAAGGAACGACTGTGATGATTGGAATTCCCTTATCCGATACTCATATCCAATCTCCTCAACATCAAGGTTCAATTTCTTCCCATCAAGTTAACTCTGTTTGAACTTAGAATGGGGAAAGATTAGGTTAATATTATCGGTTGTCCACCTGCTTTTAAAGATTCACTTAATGCACAAAGAATTTTAACCAGTTCTGCACCGATCCAACCCGATGAAATCGGGGAAGGTTGATGATTTTGAATCGAATAGAGAAAGCGATCGCAAACTTGAGCTAAGGGTTCACGAGGTTCAACGGAGATGATTTCTCGATTTAATCCAGCGGCTTTCCAAGTATTATCAACGGGGTTCAAATAACCTTGTTGAACAATAAGAGGAGCTTCTGATTGCAGTTCATCAAAGATTAAGCTTCCCTGCGTTCCAACAACTACTAAACGACGTTGTTTGTCAGGATTTAACCAACACAAATGTAGAAACGCTTCAAAGCCACTGGGATAGGTTAAATTTGCAGTTACTAAATCCGATAATCCTGTTTGTGGCTGTAACCAAACCGTTCCAGTTGCTTTAACTTTGACGGGTGTTTCCCCTAACCAACTATTAAAAATTCCAATATCATGAATTGCTAAATCCCATAACGCATCAACATCTTGTCGCACAGGTTCTAAATGGGTTCTCGTGGCGTAACCATATCGTAATTCCCCTAATTTTCCCGCTTCAATAATAGTTTTACCCTGTTCTACCGCCGGATGAAATAAATAAGTATGATCCACAAAAAGTTGAAGCTGTTTTTGTTGCGCGAATTCACACAATTGCAATGATTCAGACACACTCAGGGTTAAAGGTTTTTCGGTGAAAACATGACAACCCTGTTGTAGAGCATCTGAAATTAAAGCAAAATGTGTCACCGCAGGAGTTGCGATCGCCACCGCATCCAAATCGGGTAAATTCCAAACCCTTGACCTATCCGTTACTAACTTGATGTTTTCAGGGAGTTGAAATCGTTCTCTAACTGCTTGTAAACGTTCAGGATTAGAATCAACAATTGCCACAACTTGAGAATCAGGATGCTGACGGAAGTGACGAATTAAATGAACTCCCCAACGACCGGCGCCAAAGATAGCAATATTAATCGGATCAGTCATTATTAAATTCTCACTGAAGTTTGATCATACAACGACAGAAACGCCACTTCAGCAGCCGCTTGTTCAGCCGCTTTAATCGACCGTCCAGTTCCTTCACCCAGTTTCCGATTTTGTAACCAAACTGCTGCGGTAAAACGCTGTTCATCGTTATGAATTTGACGATTTTGTTGGACTTTATATTCAGGTAAAACTTTATAATGGCTTTGCGTCCATTCCTGTAAAGCCGCTTTATAATTATTACGAGCCGGGTCTTGAATAATTTCTGTAGCTCGTTGTCGAAAATGGGTATCCAACCAAGAACGAATTAAACTTAAATCGTGGGTACTGAGATATAAACTGGCTAACACCGCTTCAAAACAGTCCGCCAGACGAGATTCTTCACCCGCTTTATCCCGAATTGCGCTTCCGGCGGCGAGTAAAAATTGGGACATTCCATAACCATCAGCAATTTCTGCTAAGGTGCGATCGCTAACCAAAATCGAACGAATCGCCGCAAATTCCCCCACAGGACAATCAGGATAAACTTCATATAACAACTCAGACGCCGCCAACCGCACCACCGAATCCCCGACAAACTCTAATTGTTCATAATTAGCTTCTGCGGACAATGTAGGGTGAGTTAAAGCCAAGTCTAACAATTCCCATCGAATGGGTACATTATCTGAGAGTCCCAAACGTTGTATCAGCTTTTGCAACTGGCGTTTTCGATTTGGATAGCCAATAGTCATAGATTTCGGGTTTCGGGTTGCGATTCTCGGTTGAAGGGGGGAAAGAGTTAGACATAAGCCGGGTTCTGTTATCCTATTGCTGAAACCAGCGATAGGATGGCAATTATCTATCTGGGATGTCTGTTACCAGACACCTCTAGCGGTACCACTATTGAGCGGAACGGGAAAAAGACCAACCCTAGTTCCTCCGACCTTGCTCCCAACCGGGGTTTACCGAGCCAACGCCTCACGACGTTGCTGGTGCGCTCTTACCGCACCTTTGCACCCTTACCCTTTTCAGTTATCAGTTATCAGTTATCAGTTATCCAAAGATTCACTGTTTACTGTGTACAGACTGCAATGAAGCGTCTCTACTGACTGTCAAAGGCGGTATTTTTCTGTGGCACTATCCTCACGATCGCTCGTACTGGGAGTTATCCAGCAAGTTTGGCCTTTCGGGAGCCCGGACTTTCCTCAGACTCTTATCGAGTCCGTAATCGCCTGCGCTCACTCTTTACCCACCCGTTTCTATACTACTGCAACTGTTATCCTGTTGTTGCTAGATTTTGACACTCCCCGCTCTGAAGATGCGGGGATTCTTAAGAGATTCGCACTCTTAAAGGCTGAGTCAAACAGCCCCTACCCACTCCGGTAAAACCATTGTGGCTACTTTTCTTTCCAATATTGGCAGCACCATTACAATCAGCATTAATCAAATGTCCTTGTTGAGAACAATACAATCCCCGCTTAACCCGTTTTCCAGAAAATTGATATTTCTGGGACGGGTCAGGATTGTAGGTGGGAATATCGTCACCATCCAAGAAACTTGCCTTACTGGTGTAAGATTCTTCCTGTTCCTGATATTTCAATCCATATCGTTCACACAAGTTTTTGAGTTTTTGCCTCAAACTCCAATGGGGAATTTGGACAAAATTCTGATTATTTTTCGCTCCGATATTGATCTCTTGTTTGATACCGGGATTAACGCCAACAACTACCGTTCCAATTTTATGTTTGATACACCAATTAATAATGTATCGAGCCGATTTATTCAGATAATCTCTGACAAAATTGTTGCGGTTAAGTGTCAATCTAGCCTGACGTTTTGTGGTTCCCTTGATTTTTTGCAGATCTTTAATACTCTGCAATCTGGCATTTTCCTTGTTAAACCATTGGTTAACTGCTTTAAGTGGTTTGCCATCCAAAAGAAAGGATGCCCCAACGGTACTGACACAAGTAGCAAGATTATCAAGTCCCAAGTCAATTGCAACAGCGTGGTCAGGGTTAACATCTTGAGGTTCGGGTTCTGCTTCCACAATGTATTCAATTTCAAAAAATCGAGCATTGTATTTGGGCAGAATTCGCACCTCTTTCAATGGCTTCCCGTTCAACCGCTCAGGAAAGGGAAGACGGATAGAACCGAATTCCTTTCTAAATGCGTTAGACATAGGGACTTCAAACCCTCCGTTTTTTACCTTGATGCGTGGCATAATTAACGGAAAGTAACCTTCTTTTGGAAGGTATTTGGGCAAACAAATTTGCTCAAATCGATACAACCCTTGCTTTGCCGCCTTGATCAAGTTAAAGAAAGAACGGAACGACCGATCTACCACTTTCAGTGTTTGCTGTGCAATATCGGTATTGAGAAGTTTGTAATTCTCATTGTCCTTGCATTGATGGTAGTTGGATTCGTATCTCAAGTATCTCTGCTCAGAAAAATAGAACTGTCTAACCGAGTAAAGCCCTACATTGTAAAGGTTTTTACTCAATCTACACAGTTCTCTCATGGCCAGGAACTCTTGCTTACTGAGGTCACGAATTTGACATTTTTGAGTCAGATACATCAGTCAGTCCTCTGCCTACAGCTATTATATAGCGAAAGTAGAATTTGGTGTTGACCTAATAACTAGGCGGCTAAAGCCGCTACTCGGTTTTCCTGCTTGCTCTGAAGAGGCAAGGTTTCCAACCTCTAGCAGATCTTATGATCACAATCAAGGTAATGGGGTGTGAATATCATAAAATGGGCAATATTGAGCTTTCTTTCTGTGCCTTTACTACTATTTCTCTATCAATAATTTTCTGTTATTCTAGTACGAATTAGGCTAATAATTGAGAGCCACTGTGAGTATTCTAGGGATCAATAAATTTAAAAATAAGTGGCTTGATCTATCAGAGATCTCTGCTGTTGTCATAGCCACTATTCTAGTGTTGTCTTTACTCTTAGGAATTTATTATTTAGGTTGGTTACAACCGTTAGAATTAGCTGCCTATGATCAAATGGTACGATTACGTCCGACTTTAACAGCCGATCCCCGATTAGTTGTTATTGGAATTACTGAAGAAGATATTCAAGTCTTTAACCGTTGGCCGCTTTCCGATGAAGTCATTGCCCGATTATTAGAAAAATTATCAAAATATCAACCAAAAGTCATTGGTTTAGATCTATATCGGGATATTCGATATGAACCCGGACATGATCAACTCCGCCAACAATTTCAAACCTCTGATCATATTATTACGATTAATAGTTTAGGATATAGTGAAACCAAAGGAATTCCTGCACCCCCAAATATTCCTCCTGAACAAGTGGGTTTTAATGATTTATTGCTTGACCCCGATAATGTGATTCGTCGGAATTTAATGTTTGCTGATACCGCCGATACCACCTTTTATTCTTTTTCCTTAAGATTAGCACTGCACTATTTATTGGCTCAAGGGATGAACCCCGATAATAGTCCTGTCAACCCTAATATTATTCAATGGGGAAAAGCCGAATTTATTCCCCTATCTCATGATTCTGGAGGATATCAAACCATTGATGATCAAGGATATCAAATTCTATTGAATTATCGCTCCCCCAATGATGGCGCGAGAATGATCAGCTTAACAAAATTTTTATATGGAACTATTCCTCAAAGTTGGATTAAAGATAAAATTGTTTTAATTGGCACAGTAGCACCGAGTGCCAAAGATTTATTTTTTACGCCCTTTAGTCCGGCGGCGAAAAAAGCTCTAAAAATGCCCGGTGTTTTAGTCCATGCTCAAATGGTCAGCCAAATTTTAGATGCAGTTTTAGGGAAGCGGGCTTTATTTATTTTTTGGTCACAATGGGGAGAGTTTTTATGGATTTGTAGTTGGGGTTTAATAGGAGCAACCTTAGCTTGGTCAAGTCGAAATGCCTGGATTATTACCCTCGGAAATCCCTTTTTAATCAGTCTTTTATGCGGATTAAGTTTTTTTCTATTTCTACATCAGCGTTGGGTTCCAACCACAACTCCGGGTTTAGCCTTTCTATTTACCAGTGGAACTGTAATTGGTTATCGTGCATTTCAAGCGCAACGTCAGCAACAAATTGTGATGCGATTATTAGGACAAAATACCTCACCCGAAATTGCTAATGCTCTGTGGAATAGTCGGGATCGTTTATTAGCCGATGGCAAGTTACCCGGTGAAAAATTAATTGCTACAATTCTATTTAGTGATATTAAAAATTTTAGTACGGTTTCTGAACAAATGCCCCCAGAAACTTTAATGGAATGGTTAAATGAATATCTCTCAATTTTGACTCAATGTGTACAAACCCATCATGGGATTATTAATAAGTTTACCGGGGACGGAATTATGGCAGCCTTTGGGGTTCCTCTTCCTCGTAAAACCGAAGCAGCCATTGCTGAAGATGCTTATAATGCGGTAGCCTGTGCTTTAACCATTGAAGACCGTTTAAAACAGTTAAATCAACAGTGGAATCACCAAAATTTTCCCGAAATTTCCATGCGAGTTGGGATTTTTACTGGCCCCATTGTCGCCGGAAGTTTGGGAGGGAAAGAACGCTTAGAATATGGTTTATTAGGAGATAGTGTTAATATTGCGTCTCGTTTAGAAAGTTGTCAAAAAGACCGACAATCTGGGATTTGTCGAATTTTAATTGCTTACCAAACTTTACAATATATTGCGGAGAGTTTTGAAGTCGAATCTTGGGGGCCAATGCCACTAAAAGGAAGACAAGAAATGGTTGATATTTATCGGGTTATCGGCTGGAAAAAAACACCAAATCAGGGAACAGGGAACAGGGAACAGGGAACAGGGAACAGGAAATAGGAAATAGGAAATAGGGAACAGGGATATCCCTAACGGAATATCAACCCGCCGCAATCATTACACTACTGGATTTAATCACCGCGAAGACTTCTTTGCCTTTTTTTAACCCCAGTTTGTCCGCCGATGTCCGAGTCACAATGGACACCAACTCTACCGACGGTGCGATCGCCAAGGTAACTTCCACATTCACTGCTCCTTTAACAATTCGTTTCACTTTGGCTCTCAAAATATTGCGAGCACTGATTTGTACCGCCTGTAACCCGGCTGTATTGATTGATTCGTTAGTGAAGTTCACCGAAGATATCGCTTCCTCCCCGTCCCCCTCCAAATCCTCGGAAAATTCTATCGAGTTGACATCAAGTTCGGCAGAGGAGGACGATGGCCCCATCTGTCGAATCATTTCTCGCAAGATTTCGGTTTTAGTGCGCTGGGTCTGCTGACAAATCTGTTCCAGAATCCGCCTTTCCTCATCGGAGGATTGGAACGTAATCCAGCCTTGATCTTTTCTTGGCATTTTACGATACCAAATATGTTGGTATGAAGTTGGTATAATTACTGGTTGAATACTATTCTAGCGGTAAATCAATCATCTGCTTGCTAGAAGCTAACCCTACTAACCCGACTTTCTCAGAGCAAGTCTTATGAAACGAAAACGCATTCTCGCCTTTCTAGCTGGATTCT encodes:
- a CDS encoding sensor histidine kinase; amino-acid sequence: MPKLRQSSFRRILLSQILLLSLPVLLVGEYVTYRKARSGLLETARFNLTESATKKSQTIEEWINSIKSSLSIASDNSSLQSGKTQQYSVFLSQLQGQFFPPVNCLQLTNLQTEQIVATTCGKQPIYSIPKNFWPSKRPQNPGIYINYLVPKVVPQASEWRNQVQLVFSAPIYTNQNNKNILKYALSLQSTLYLESKDRPKSLTGFTVIIDQGGRIISHPNLDKVGRNIQEETDAIRLNNLLSSALSENKNYFIHLFSFDQARKELLAGYDAIPSPITQEKNSQWVILAVVDLEDALSGLRDIKSLLISLILSLVIASIIAALYVSRDLARPLEKLRDYALKANNLETPGNVPGNLKIREFNQLAEALNTMVGSLRARAQALEYASKEARIANQLKNEFLRVVSHELRTPLNGIINSISLIEEGFCDSKEEEEEYLQIAYSSSEHLLNLVDDILDIALIEEGKLSVMLEPTDLVQILKDAVNLQMLDIQQKDLTIDLPTLNKPIIVQADPDKLKQVFINILNNSVKFTKTGGITIATRIEFAENSEVNSFEEILDHPLSKSTSVRYQAVVTVKDTGIGIAPEQQQKIFQPFAMVDGSTTREFGGIGLGLAISRNFMQMMGGSITLESAGLNQGTTVMIGIPLSDTHIQSPQHQGSISSHQVNSV
- a CDS encoding Gfo/Idh/MocA family protein, which gives rise to MTDPINIAIFGAGRWGVHLIRHFRQHPDSQVVAIVDSNPERLQAVRERFQLPENIKLVTDRSRVWNLPDLDAVAIATPAVTHFALISDALQQGCHVFTEKPLTLSVSESLQLCEFAQQKQLQLFVDHTYLFHPAVEQGKTIIEAGKLGELRYGYATRTHLEPVRQDVDALWDLAIHDIGIFNSWLGETPVKVKATGTVWLQPQTGLSDLVTANLTYPSGFEAFLHLCWLNPDKQRRLVVVGTQGSLIFDELQSEAPLIVQQGYLNPVDNTWKAAGLNREIISVEPREPLAQVCDRFLYSIQNHQPSPISSGWIGAELVKILCALSESLKAGGQPIILT
- the rnc gene encoding ribonuclease III; translated protein: MTIGYPNRKRQLQKLIQRLGLSDNVPIRWELLDLALTHPTLSAEANYEQLEFVGDSVVRLAASELLYEVYPDCPVGEFAAIRSILVSDRTLAEIADGYGMSQFLLAAGSAIRDKAGEESRLADCFEAVLASLYLSTHDLSLIRSWLDTHFRQRATEIIQDPARNNYKAALQEWTQSHYKVLPEYKVQQNRQIHNDEQRFTAAVWLQNRKLGEGTGRSIKAAEQAAAEVAFLSLYDQTSVRI
- a CDS encoding RNA-guided endonuclease InsQ/TnpB family protein; translation: MYLTQKCQIRDLSKQEFLAMRELCRLSKNLYNVGLYSVRQFYFSEQRYLRYESNYHQCKDNENYKLLNTDIAQQTLKVVDRSFRSFFNLIKAAKQGLYRFEQICLPKYLPKEGYFPLIMPRIKVKNGGFEVPMSNAFRKEFGSIRLPFPERLNGKPLKEVRILPKYNARFFEIEYIVEAEPEPQDVNPDHAVAIDLGLDNLATCVSTVGASFLLDGKPLKAVNQWFNKENARLQSIKDLQKIKGTTKRQARLTLNRNNFVRDYLNKSARYIINWCIKHKIGTVVVGVNPGIKQEINIGAKNNQNFVQIPHWSLRQKLKNLCERYGLKYQEQEESYTSKASFLDGDDIPTYNPDPSQKYQFSGKRVKRGLYCSQQGHLINADCNGAANIGKKSSHNGFTGVGRGCLTQPLRVRIS
- a CDS encoding CHASE2 domain-containing protein, translated to MLSLLLGIYYLGWLQPLELAAYDQMVRLRPTLTADPRLVVIGITEEDIQVFNRWPLSDEVIARLLEKLSKYQPKVIGLDLYRDIRYEPGHDQLRQQFQTSDHIITINSLGYSETKGIPAPPNIPPEQVGFNDLLLDPDNVIRRNLMFADTADTTFYSFSLRLALHYLLAQGMNPDNSPVNPNIIQWGKAEFIPLSHDSGGYQTIDDQGYQILLNYRSPNDGARMISLTKFLYGTIPQSWIKDKIVLIGTVAPSAKDLFFTPFSPAAKKALKMPGVLVHAQMVSQILDAVLGKRALFIFWSQWGEFLWICSWGLIGATLAWSSRNAWIITLGNPFLISLLCGLSFFLFLHQRWVPTTTPGLAFLFTSGTVIGYRAFQAQRQQQIVMRLLGQNTSPEIANALWNSRDRLLADGKLPGEKLIATILFSDIKNFSTVSEQMPPETLMEWLNEYLSILTQCVQTHHGIINKFTGDGIMAAFGVPLPRKTEAAIAEDAYNAVACALTIEDRLKQLNQQWNHQNFPEISMRVGIFTGPIVAGSLGGKERLEYGLLGDSVNIASRLESCQKDRQSGICRILIAYQTLQYIAESFEVESWGPMPLKGRQEMVDIYRVIGWKKTPNQGTGNREQGTGNRK
- a CDS encoding TOBE domain-containing protein is translated as MPRKDQGWITFQSSDEERRILEQICQQTQRTKTEILREMIRQMGPSSSSAELDVNSIEFSEDLEGDGEEAISSVNFTNESINTAGLQAVQISARNILRAKVKRIVKGAVNVEVTLAIAPSVELVSIVTRTSADKLGLKKGKEVFAVIKSSSVMIAAG